In a single window of the Arachis hypogaea cultivar Tifrunner chromosome 6, arahy.Tifrunner.gnm2.J5K5, whole genome shotgun sequence genome:
- the LOC112805643 gene encoding uncharacterized protein, which produces MFFLKKIFVVNDDEHKKYILSNLGNKWKNDRCKLFNEHYKSELGWDANVNLNPIGIPKDHWAAFLEYRLSPKTQELCEKNAINRQQLKIPHTLGSKTLARKRHELEVKTGRQFSRGEMFSITHKKKDGTFVNEEAQQKNEDLQKEIGEGASENEAYVKVFGKENSSYVRGMGFGVRPSQMIGSLSRSRESMQSTTTSGPSRTEYQNLKLQVQLLQEQVNFLVNYQKGQLPPGFSTEFNL; this is translated from the exons atgttttttttgaagaaaatatTTGTTGTTAATGATGATGAACACAAAAAGTATATCTTGTCAAATCTTGGAAATAAGTGGAAGAATGATAGATGCAAGCTATTCAATGAGCATTATAAATCGGAACTTGGTTGGGATGCAAATGTTAATTTGAATCCAATTGGAATTCCCAAAGACCATTGGGCTGCATTTTTGGAATATAGATTGAGTCCAAAAACTCAG GAATTGTGTGAAAAGAATGCTATAAATCGGCAACAATTAAAAATTCCTCACACTCTTGGCTCAAAAACACTTGCTAGGAAACGCCATGAACTT GAAGTTAAAACTGGGCGACAATTTAGCAGAGGAGAAATGTTTTCTATCACTCACAAGAAAAAAGATGGAACATTTGTCAATGAGGAAGCACAACAAAAGAAT GAAGACTTACAAAAGGAAATTGGTGAGGGTGCTTCTGAAAATGAAGCATATGTTAAAGTATTTGGCAAAGAGAATTCAAGCTATGTTAGAGGTATGGGATTTGGTGTTCGTCCATCTCAAATGATTGGATCTTTATCCCGCTCAAGAGAGTCTATGCAATCTACTACAACTAGTGGACCATCAAGAACTGAATATCAAAACTTGAAGTTACAAGTACAATTGCTACAGGAACAAGTAAATTTTCTTGTGAATTATCAAAAGGGTCAATTGCCACCCGGTTTTTCTACTGAG TTTAATTTGTAA